TGATGCGATCGACCCCAAGATGCTGCTGAAAGCCCTGTACAGATGCTGTCAAGGTTTTCCAGGTATGGACTGCAAACTGGAGGTAACCAGACGAACCTCCAGTAGGAATCATAATGTGGCCTGCTATGCTCACAGGTTCAGCGGCTTGGCAGGGGGGTTCTCGGTAACGGCTGGATTGATCATCAGCACAGACTGCAAAAACAGGTGGTTCATTCCAGCATCCCTCCGTTAAGATAGCGTCAGGTTGTATCAATTCCAGCACTCGGTATTGCTCACTAGTTGTCCATTGGGGATTGCCTAAAAACAGGGGATAGCCCAAGGCAACGGTGGCAAAAAAGCCTGCTAAAAAGTTGACAGCATCAGCCTCCAACAGCAGGATACGGGGCATAGAACCAGACTCGCCTCGCTGGTGTAGTTGTTGATAGAGTGCCTCAGTGAGTTGTAACACCCGTTGATTGTCAATGCCGATCAGCCAAGTTGCCCGCACTCGATCGTGCAGATAGTCTAGCGATAGTGGGTTCATAACATCTGTAAGGAGTGAAAATTATGCCTGCCCTGAAACCTAGCTGGAGAGCAGTTCTAGCAATTGCTGCTGTTGTTGTCGCTACCCCTGCCATTGGTAATAGCCTGCACTTGTCAAGCTCACTGCGATTGGGGGAGGCACCAGTAAATCAGCCGCATCATTCGTCGCTGACTATAGCGCAGTTGAACCCCCGATCGGAAATCATCCGCTTCTACAAAGAGCTGCTAGGACGTGCACCCGAGGCCAATGGGCTGGATTAT
The nucleotide sequence above comes from Cyanobacteriota bacterium. Encoded proteins:
- a CDS encoding DUF4214 domain-containing protein, producing MPALKPSWRAVLAIAAVVVATPAIGNSLHLSSSLRLGEAPVNQPHHSSLTIAQLNPRSEIIRFYKELLGRAPEANGLDYHLGRYNQGRSLGLIEQDIRNSPEGRRMALLLSSDAYGGTVRSIYLTELRREPEAAGLAYYVRQL